The following are from one region of the Nicotiana tomentosiformis chromosome 7, ASM39032v3, whole genome shotgun sequence genome:
- the LOC138896198 gene encoding uncharacterized protein: MINEAQTLKGNLGEGAQGAADSFHNFFNGLNSIASEDVIGLGDLPVPKKILSPGVGGSSSSPKLVNQFPAPSVDPTQRRAIYMSIPEDARILSTPVGIASYLRCLVTEEDQARMNEVEVPCLFNEAQHALNRASVLHHEVFLRYREEFKRHEVVTLEFAEKKDTYMLLSEKLQAKLKAVRKEHADLVEQVRRIFELSDDDSDTLANDPNPQVQKRLDQIEQLQVEVDTVKAETEKRKKNMDRLTSEKETARAQLASAEEHEVAKSEVVMAKTKADKNVAQFKADVEAIQEQARNMVKHARWQSRREAIEGVHAQSFDILAKIENAKECEAKAWKLAYPEEDSEGSEESGGSDGAEDPVGDDVAPDKN, translated from the exons ATGATAAACGAGGCTCAGACGTTGAAAGGTAATCTCGGCGAAGGGGCCCAAGGAGCAGCCGATTCTTTCCACAATTTCTTTAATGGCCTAAATTCTATTGCTTCGGAGGATGTCATCGGGTTGGGCGACTTACCGGTACCAAAGAAAATACTGTCCCCGGGAGTTGGCGGGTCTTCTTCAAGCCCAAAATTAGTGAATCAGTTCCCAGCCCCGAGTGTTGATCCTACTCAGAGACGAGCAATTTATATGTCCATTCCGGAGGACGCCCGAATTCTCTCTACCCCGGtggggattgccagttaccttcggtgcttggtgaccgaagaggatcaagctAGAATGAACGAGGTGGAGGTGCCCTGCCTGTTCAACGAGGCTCAACATGCGCTGAATCGG gcctcggtgcttcatcacgaggtcTTTCTCCGATATCGGGAGGAGTTCAAGCGTCATGAGGTCGTGACTCTAGAATTTGCTGAGAAGAAGGATACTTACATgcttcttagtgagaagctcCAGGCCAAGTTAAAAGCAGTTCGAAAGGAGCATGCCGAtctggtcgagcaggtaagacGAATATTCGAACTTAGTGATGATGATTCAGACACATTGGCTAACGACCCAAACCCACAGGTTCAAAAAAGACTTGACCAGATCGAGCAGCTCCAGGTGGAGGTGGACACGGTGAAGGCTGAAACCGAAAAACGGAAGAAAAATATGGACCGCTTGACCTCGGAAAAAGAGACTGCCCGGGCGCAGTTGGCTTCAGCCGAG GAGCATGAGGTGGCAAAGTCAGAGGTTGTCATGGCCAAGACCAAGGCTGATAAAAATGTGGCCCAGTTCAAGGCCGATGTCGAGGCCATTCAGGAACAAGCGAGAAACATGGTGAAACATGCGAGgtggcaatcccgaagggaggccatcgagggagtccatgctcagaGTTTTGACATATTGGCTAAAATCGAGAATGCCAAGGAATGCGAAGCCAAGGCCTGGAAGTTGGCTTATCCCGAGGAGGATTCTGAAGGGTCTGAAGAGTCCGGTGGGTCCGATGGTGCCGAAGACCCCGTAGGAGATGATGTAGCCCCCGATAAAAATTAG
- the LOC104120105 gene encoding uncharacterized protein, translated as MVLPEIISENQNAFVAGRSIVQNILICQDLVRLYNRKATTKSYLIKIDLKKAYDIVEWRFVEEMLYAMNFPEDFRHFHKASGLCTNTGKSNIFSANMEQQSFLDLCELTGYQKGKLPFKYLGVPVSTKKLNSIDSEMLVDRMTARIKTWGSKNLSYAGRVQLINSVLMHVHTYWASIFLLPKAVMKQINTVCRNFLWDGKEVSNRAPLIAWDLVYKPKEVGGLGITNGVLWNEAAIGYGKVVKYWSPEYYTTRNVEKINKRGQRNAKLDMKKMAVRKETEEIGNG; from the exons ATGGTTCTCCCTGAGATAATATCTGAGAATCAGAATGCATTTGTAGCTGGTAGAAGTATTGTGCAAAACATTCTTATTTGCCAAGATTTAGTAAGATTATACAACAGAAAAGCTACAACTAAGAGCTATTTGATCAAAATAGACCTCAAGAAAGCATATGATATAGTAGAATGGAGGTTTGTAGAGGAGATGTTGTATGCAATGAACTTCCCTG AGGACTTCAGACATTTTCATAAGGCATCAGGACTTTGCACAAATACTGGGAAATCTAATATTTTTAGTGCTAATATGGAACAACAAAGCTTTCTGGATTTGTGTGAGCTAACAGGGTACCAGAAGGGTAAACTACCGTTTAAATATTTGGGGGTTCCAGTCTCAACCAAAAAACTGAACAGTATAGACTCTGAAATGTTAGTAGACAGGATGACAGCAAGAATTAAAACTTGGGGATCAAAGAACCTCTCATATGCAGGAAGAGTGCAGCTTATCAACTCAGTATTAATGCATGTACACACATATTGGGCATCTATATTCCTACTACCAAAGGCAGTGATGAAACAGATTAATACAGTATGCAGGAATTTCTTATGGGATGGGAAGGAGGTGAGCAACAGAGCACCATTAATAGCATGGGATCTAGTATATAAACCAAAGGAAGTGGGAGGCTTAGGTATCACTAATGGAGTATTATGGAATGAGGCTGCAATAG GCTATGGTAAAGTGGTTAAATATTGGAGTCCAGAATACTACACTACAAGGAATGTGGAGAAGATTAACAAGAGGGGTCAAAG GAATGCAAAACTAGACATGAAAAAAATGGCAGTAAGAAAGGAAACAGAAGAGATAGGTAATGGATAG